GCATACACCAGCGCCATCATGAAGCCAACCGAATCGCTTCAAGGCAAGCTGTATGCCGAAATGCTGTCTCACATCAAGGAGACCGACGAATCTGTCCCGTACCGCGACAGCAACTGGTACTACTACATCCGCACCGTCGAAGGCAGCCAATACGCTATCTATTGCCGGAAGACCGCTTCGGGATCGGAGTACGACGAGTCACAGCCAGAGCAGATCTTACTCGATGTCAATAAGTTGGCCGAGGGGCAGCCCTTCATGTCACTCGGTGCGCTAACCGTCAGCCCTGACGGCACGAAGCTCGCCTATTCGACCGACAACACCGGCTTCCGACAATACACCCTGCACATCCGCGACCTGAACACCGGAAACGACCTGCCGGACACTGCCGAGCGCACCGGCTCCATCGCCTGGGCTGCCGACTCGCACACGCTCTTCTATACCACCGAAGACGAAGTAACGAAGCGCCAGGACAAACTCTTCCGCCATCGCCTCGGAGACGCCGCCATAGACGACGCACTGATCTACGAAGAAAGCGATGAGCGCTTCAACATCGGCATCGGCAAGACGCGCGACGGCAAATATCTGCTGCTGGAAGCAGGCAGCCACACCACAACCGAGTACAGCTATCTGGACGCAACAACGCCTGGAGGCGTCTTCCTCGTCATCGCCCCACGCGTGGACGAGCAGGAGTACTACGTCGAGCACCGCGACGGTCTGTTCTACATCCGCACCAACGACGTAGGAAAAAACTTCCGCGTGGTAACAGTGCCCGTAGACGGAGGAGGGCGCGAATCGTGGACGGAACTGATCGCGCTCGACCCCGAGAATCCCCTCGAAGACTTCGAGGTGTTCCAATCGTTCACGGCCAGCACACGCCGAAAGCTCGGCCTGCCTGTTCTAACCGTTACACTGATGAACGCCAATGGCGCACTCGGCGAATCAAAAGAGATCGCCTTCCCCGAGCCCGCCTACAGCGCTGGCGCTCAGATCAACCGCGAATTCGACACGCAGAGATTCCGCTACGCATATCAGTCGCTGGTATCGCCAGCCTCAGTCTATGACTACGACATCCACGCCGGAACCTCAAAACTGCTCAAGCAACAAGAAGTCCCCGGAGGATTCGACTCGTCTCGCTACGCATCGGAGCGGCTCTGGGTGACAGCAGACGACGGCGTGAAGGTGCCTGTGTCACTCGTCTACCGGCGCGACAGCTTCAAGCGCGACGGAACGAATCCCGTCTACGTCTACGGCTACGGCTCCTACGGCTATCCGCTGCCGATCAGCTTTGGTCCATCGCGTCTGTCGCTGCTCGACCGCGGCGTCGTCATGGCCTACGCGCACATCCGCGGCGGTGGCGAGATGGGCGATGCGTGGCACGACGCCGGCAAGATGCAGGTGAAAAAGAATACCTTCTCCGATTTCATCGCCGTCACCGAATATCTAGTGGCCAAAAGCTACGGCGCACAAGACCGCGTAGCCATTGAGGGCGGAAGCGCGGGCGGACTGCTCATGGGTGCTGTCGTCAACCAGCGCCCCGATCTCTTCAGCGTAGTGCTTTCACACGTGCCATTCGTCGACGTGATGAACACCATGCTCGATTCGAGCCTGCCGCTGACTGTCGGCGAGTACGAAGAGTGGGGCAACCCGAACGAACCCGAGGCATTCGCATATATGCGGTCGTATTCGCCCTACGACAATTTGAAGCAGAGCTCGTACCCGGCGATGCTGGTGAAGACCAGCCTGAACGACTCGCAGGTCATGTACTGGGAGCCCGCAAAGTACGTGGCAAAGCTGCGAACCCTGAAGACGAACGACTCTCCCCTGCTGCTGCACATCAACATGGACGCAGGCCACGGCGGCGCATCCGGGCGCTACGACTATCTGAAAGAGATCGCCTTCGACTACGCGTTTCTGCTGACGCAGTTAGGCATAGAAAAATAAAGCAGGCAGTCGCTCATTTCCCTGACCAGAGGCCGATCCGCTGGAGCAGCGCGCGATAGTGCGCGTCTTCGTGAATGAAGTCGAAGGACGGGTCGGTCTGGATGAAGACCAGCTTCGGATCGTCTTCATCGGCGGCACGCTCGAGCAGGGCAATCGTCTCGTCGCGTTCGCCAAGCTGAGCGTGGTAGCGGGCCAGCAGCGCCGGAGACACATACTGGGACTTTGCCGCGGTCTGTTTCAGCTCATTCAGCATCCACTCCACCACACCGCGATGTCCTTTAGCGGCAAAGACCTGCATCACCGCCGGGTTCGGCTTGCCGCTCTGGCCGTAGAGCCGCGCGACCATCTCGGCAGACTCTCGATCCATCCCTTTCCAGTGATAAATCTCCACCAGGTTCGAAAGCAGATCCCGAGCATCAGGAAAGTCGTGGAGCCGGATGCGGGCATCATTCAGCGCCTGATCATATTGGCGCGACATCAGAAGGATCTCCGCCATCGCCGCCGGATGCGTGATCGGATTGATTGCGGTGCTGCGCTTCTGCACCGCCAGCGCTTCATCATATCTTCCCAGAGCAGACAGAATCAGCGCTTGCAGATGGTATTCCTCCGACAATTCAGGATCGAGTTCCGTGGCGCGCCTCACCTCTCTGAGTGCGGCGTCCCCATCGTGGTCGCTAAAAAAGATGGCCGCCCCGAGCGCGGCGTGCGCCAGCGGAAGCTTATCGTCCAGTTGGACTGCCTTCAGCGCAGCCGCCTTGCCCCGTGGCAAAGCATCTTCGGGGTCCAATCCGTTGCCAAGGGCGCCTGCGGTGTAATACGAGCTCAACCCTGCCCATCCGGCCGCATAATCGGGTTGAATCTCAACCGCTTGGCGAAAGTACTTCCCGGCCTCATCATTCCTTCCAACCATCCAGAAATAGCGGCCGCGCAGATACGCATCGTGCGCTGCAGAACTGACTGCAGGAACGATTACCGACTGCGCCGCAACGCTATGGAGCCGAGAGGCTATCTCACGAGCAACTTCATCTGACAGGGATGCAGTCGCCTCTGTGCTTCGCTCATAGCTTTGGGTCCAGATAACTCTTCCGGTATCTGCGCGCACCAGGTGCACCGCCAGGTGGACTCCCTCCTGCGTGCGAGCGATAGAACCCTCAACGAGCGCATCTGCATGAAGTGCATGGGCGATCTCGGGCAGTGGCTGATTGCTGCCCTTGTACTGCATAGCCGATGCTGTTGAACTTACTCGCAAAGTTGAATCTCTGACGAGCATCGTCGCCAGCTCTCCAGTCATGCCATCGACAAAATATGTCTGGCTCGGATCCCCGGATGCGTTCTTAAGCGGAAGTACAGCAATCGCGTGAATCGAGCCGGACGACTGGGACCGGAGATGACTGATCCAGACAGCGGTCGCCGCGAGCCCGAGCACTGCAACGCAGGCCACTGCCTTCCAGGATCGATACCATACTCGATGCGAAGAGATCTCATCAGAAGGCTGAGCTACTTCATCCTGATCTTCGACAGCGAGTGCCGTCTCGCCGTCACCTGGCCGTGCACTGCCGTTCTTCTGTGCGACATCTCCGCCTGTCTCGCTGGAGACGGGCGCGATGAATCGGTACCC
This is a stretch of genomic DNA from Edaphobacter acidisoli. It encodes these proteins:
- a CDS encoding S9 family peptidase, whose amino-acid sequence is MTQEALTPPLARKDPTPTTLHGQTLEDDYRWMRDKSSPEVITYLEAENAYTSAIMKPTESLQGKLYAEMLSHIKETDESVPYRDSNWYYYIRTVEGSQYAIYCRKTASGSEYDESQPEQILLDVNKLAEGQPFMSLGALTVSPDGTKLAYSTDNTGFRQYTLHIRDLNTGNDLPDTAERTGSIAWAADSHTLFYTTEDEVTKRQDKLFRHRLGDAAIDDALIYEESDERFNIGIGKTRDGKYLLLEAGSHTTTEYSYLDATTPGGVFLVIAPRVDEQEYYVEHRDGLFYIRTNDVGKNFRVVTVPVDGGGRESWTELIALDPENPLEDFEVFQSFTASTRRKLGLPVLTVTLMNANGALGESKEIAFPEPAYSAGAQINREFDTQRFRYAYQSLVSPASVYDYDIHAGTSKLLKQQEVPGGFDSSRYASERLWVTADDGVKVPVSLVYRRDSFKRDGTNPVYVYGYGSYGYPLPISFGPSRLSLLDRGVVMAYAHIRGGGEMGDAWHDAGKMQVKKNTFSDFIAVTEYLVAKSYGAQDRVAIEGGSAGGLLMGAVVNQRPDLFSVVLSHVPFVDVMNTMLDSSLPLTVGEYEEWGNPNEPEAFAYMRSYSPYDNLKQSSYPAMLVKTSLNDSQVMYWEPAKYVAKLRTLKTNDSPLLLHINMDAGHGGASGRYDYLKEIAFDYAFLLTQLGIEK
- a CDS encoding winged helix-turn-helix domain-containing protein, whose amino-acid sequence is MRIRLAGQPFDLLAILLERPGEVVTREELRERLWGPEVFVDFEHGLNKAMQKLREALGDSAESPRYIETIQRTGYRFIAPVSSETGGDVAQKNGSARPGDGETALAVEDQDEVAQPSDEISSHRVWYRSWKAVACVAVLGLAATAVWISHLRSQSSGSIHAIAVLPLKNASGDPSQTYFVDGMTGELATMLVRDSTLRVSSTASAMQYKGSNQPLPEIAHALHADALVEGSIARTQEGVHLAVHLVRADTGRVIWTQSYERSTEATASLSDEVAREIASRLHSVAAQSVIVPAVSSAAHDAYLRGRYFWMVGRNDEAGKYFRQAVEIQPDYAAGWAGLSSYYTAGALGNGLDPEDALPRGKAAALKAVQLDDKLPLAHAALGAAIFFSDHDGDAALREVRRATELDPELSEEYHLQALILSALGRYDEALAVQKRSTAINPITHPAAMAEILLMSRQYDQALNDARIRLHDFPDARDLLSNLVEIYHWKGMDRESAEMVARLYGQSGKPNPAVMQVFAAKGHRGVVEWMLNELKQTAAKSQYVSPALLARYHAQLGERDETIALLERAADEDDPKLVFIQTDPSFDFIHEDAHYRALLQRIGLWSGK